Proteins found in one Canis aureus isolate CA01 chromosome 19, VMU_Caureus_v.1.0, whole genome shotgun sequence genomic segment:
- the IP6K2 gene encoding inositol hexakisphosphate kinase 2 isoform X1 yields MSPAFRAMDVEPRTKGVLLEPFVHQVGGHSCVLRFNETTLCKPLVPREHQFYETLPAEMRKFTPQYKGVVSVRFEEDEDRNLCLIAYPLKGDHGTVDSVDNSDCEPKSKLLRWTNKKHHVLETEKSPKDWVRQHRKEEKMKSHKLEEEFEWLKKSEVLYYSVEKKGNISSQLKHSNPWSMKCHQQQLQRMKENAKHRNQYKFILLENLTSRYEVPCVLDLKMGTRQHGDDASEEKAANQIRKCQQSTSAVIGVRVCGMQVYQAGSGQLMFMNKYHGRKLSVQGFKEALFQFFHNGRYLRRELLGPVLKKLAELKAVLERQESYRFYSSSLLVIYDGKEWPEVALDSDAEDLEDLSEESADESAGAYAYKPIGTSSVDVRMIDFAHTTCRLYGEDSVVHEGQDAGYIFGLQSLIDIVTEISEESGE; encoded by the exons ATGAGCCCAGCCTTCAGGGCCATGGACGTGGAGCCCCGCACTAAGGGCGTCCTGCTGGAGCCCTTTGTCCATCAGGTTGGGGGGCACTCATGCGTGCTCCGCTTCAACGAGACGACTCTATGCAAGCCCCTGGTTCCGAGAGAGCACCAGTTCTACGAGACTCTCCCAGCCGAGATGCGCAAATTCACTCCCCAGTACAAAG gtGTGGTGTCTGTACGCTTTGAAGAAGATGAAGACAGGAACTTATGTTTAATAGCATATCCATTAAAAGGGGACCATGGAACTGTGGATAGTGTAGACAATTCAGACTGTGAACCAAAAAGTAAGCTCCTGAGgtggacaaacaaaaaacatcatgTCCTAGAAACGGAAAAGAGCcccaaggactgggtgaggcagcaccggaaagaggaaaagatgaagaG CCACAAATTAGAAGAAGAGTTCGAGTggttaaaaaaatctgaagtctTGTACTACAGTGTAGAGAAAAAGGGGAATATCAGTTCCCAGCTTAAACACTCTAACCCATGGAGCATGAAATGTCACCAGCAGCAGTTACAGAGAATGAAGGAGAATGCAAAGCATCGGAACCAGTACA AATTCATCTTACTGGAAAACCTGACTTCCCGCTATGAGGTGCCTTGTGTCCTGGACCTCAAGATGGGTACCCGCCAGCATGGTGATGATGCTTCAGAGGAGAAGGCAGCCAACCAGATCCGCAAGTGCCAGCAGAGCACATCTGCAGTCATTGGTGTCCGTGTGTGTGGCATGCAG GTGTACCAAGCAGGCAGCGGGCAGCTAATGTTCATGAACAAGTACCATGGACGGAAGCTATCTGTGCAGGGCTTCAAGGAGGCacttttccagtttttccacaatGGTCGGTACCTGCGACGTGAGCTCCTAGGCCCTGTGCTGAAGAAGCTGGCTGAGCTCAAAGCCGTTTTGGAGCGACAGGAGTCCTACCGCTTCTACTCAAGCTCCCTGCTGGTCATCTATGATGGCAAGGAATGGCCTGAGGTGGCCCTGGACTCAGATGCTGAGGACTTGGAGGACCTGTCAGAGGAGTCAGCTGACGAATCTGCTGGTGCCTATGCCTACAAGCCCATCGGCACCAGCTCAGTGGACGTGCGCATGATCGACTTTGCACATACCACCTGCAGGCTGTATGGCGAGGACAGCGTGGTACACGAGGGCCAGGATGCTGGCTATATCTTTGGGCTCCAGAGCCTGATAGACATTGTCACAGAGATCAGTGAGGAAAGTGGGGAGTGA
- the IP6K2 gene encoding inositol hexakisphosphate kinase 2 isoform X2 produces the protein MVSSFLAVLIFVRFADEFGASGNIETKEQGVVSVRFEEDEDRNLCLIAYPLKGDHGTVDSVDNSDCEPKSKLLRWTNKKHHVLETEKSPKDWVRQHRKEEKMKSHKLEEEFEWLKKSEVLYYSVEKKGNISSQLKHSNPWSMKCHQQQLQRMKENAKHRNQYKFILLENLTSRYEVPCVLDLKMGTRQHGDDASEEKAANQIRKCQQSTSAVIGVRVCGMQVYQAGSGQLMFMNKYHGRKLSVQGFKEALFQFFHNGRYLRRELLGPVLKKLAELKAVLERQESYRFYSSSLLVIYDGKEWPEVALDSDAEDLEDLSEESADESAGAYAYKPIGTSSVDVRMIDFAHTTCRLYGEDSVVHEGQDAGYIFGLQSLIDIVTEISEESGE, from the exons ATGGTGTCATCTTTTCTAGCTGTTTTGATATTTGTTAGGTTTGCAGATGAGTTTGGGGCCTCTGGCAACATAGAGACTAAGGAACAgg gtGTGGTGTCTGTACGCTTTGAAGAAGATGAAGACAGGAACTTATGTTTAATAGCATATCCATTAAAAGGGGACCATGGAACTGTGGATAGTGTAGACAATTCAGACTGTGAACCAAAAAGTAAGCTCCTGAGgtggacaaacaaaaaacatcatgTCCTAGAAACGGAAAAGAGCcccaaggactgggtgaggcagcaccggaaagaggaaaagatgaagaG CCACAAATTAGAAGAAGAGTTCGAGTggttaaaaaaatctgaagtctTGTACTACAGTGTAGAGAAAAAGGGGAATATCAGTTCCCAGCTTAAACACTCTAACCCATGGAGCATGAAATGTCACCAGCAGCAGTTACAGAGAATGAAGGAGAATGCAAAGCATCGGAACCAGTACA AATTCATCTTACTGGAAAACCTGACTTCCCGCTATGAGGTGCCTTGTGTCCTGGACCTCAAGATGGGTACCCGCCAGCATGGTGATGATGCTTCAGAGGAGAAGGCAGCCAACCAGATCCGCAAGTGCCAGCAGAGCACATCTGCAGTCATTGGTGTCCGTGTGTGTGGCATGCAG GTGTACCAAGCAGGCAGCGGGCAGCTAATGTTCATGAACAAGTACCATGGACGGAAGCTATCTGTGCAGGGCTTCAAGGAGGCacttttccagtttttccacaatGGTCGGTACCTGCGACGTGAGCTCCTAGGCCCTGTGCTGAAGAAGCTGGCTGAGCTCAAAGCCGTTTTGGAGCGACAGGAGTCCTACCGCTTCTACTCAAGCTCCCTGCTGGTCATCTATGATGGCAAGGAATGGCCTGAGGTGGCCCTGGACTCAGATGCTGAGGACTTGGAGGACCTGTCAGAGGAGTCAGCTGACGAATCTGCTGGTGCCTATGCCTACAAGCCCATCGGCACCAGCTCAGTGGACGTGCGCATGATCGACTTTGCACATACCACCTGCAGGCTGTATGGCGAGGACAGCGTGGTACACGAGGGCCAGGATGCTGGCTATATCTTTGGGCTCCAGAGCCTGATAGACATTGTCACAGAGATCAGTGAGGAAAGTGGGGAGTGA